The genomic DNA CTCCTGTGAAGAGCTTGCATGCTGATCATGAAACCAACTCTGTTGAGAACTTCTCGGTCCAGCACGACTCTCATATCATCAAATGAGGTATCAGAGAACTCCTACACGTAATTCACCCAGTTAAAAGCAAAGAAACACACGATTATAATTCAATCTTACAAATATACAGTACTGGAAGGACTCCGAGCGATGAATCTGGTTGGCTCTTCTTAATGCTTCCATATGCAGCACGTATGTtctgtcttttttctttttctctcactaTCTACCTTCATCTCTATATCATCTAGGAAGCCGTTAGTTTGGTTGGGGGTCTGATGAGCTTTATTCCTTGGAGGGAAAGTCTTCATACTGACGGGAAGTGTCAATTTGGTCCCCGATCGCATCAGTGAGACAAGGTGCTAACAATTGACATGTTTGATTTATTTGGATGAAATATCACAAGACCTGAGGGGCCACGTCGCAAGACCTCAATTCACGTTCAGAACCTGTTTAAAATGTCAATACCAGAACAGCTTAAGAGGCAAGTTGCCGCATCAGGATCGATATTTTTCCTAATCTATAGTATCATGGCTCAGACTGACATTTGCATGCATTGTTACTCAGTTCatcatatttgtttttttcctgCCATTAGCATAGAACCTTGAGTTGTTGTATGTGGAAGTCATCACGAAAAGCTTGCACCTTGTCTCACTGATGCGATCACTGATCTTGTTGCACCGAAGCAGAATGCTTCCATGCGGGTAAGAGACACGCAAGCATGCGCGTAACAATCTTCCATTGAAAAGTCCGGTGATCCCAGGGAATGTCCTAGAAACAACCGCTCTCTGTTCTTCAGCCGAAAGCTTCCCACATGGAACTTCTTGTCTTCCCACAGAGGCTTCTTCTTTTCCCTTAGATTTCCATACATTTCCTGGCTGGCGCAACAGCAGAGGAGGTCAGTTTTGTACCAGAAGGTTGAAGCACCAGAGCAAAAATCATGAAGTTGAGAAGTCTCAGAAGGAAGGATTATGAGTCGGTCTTTGAAGTGTGAATAGACTAGTTTGGTTCTCATTATAGGAATCACAAATTGGAACAGTTTTGACGTCCGATCATTTTCTTAACATCTATATGACAGTCTGATCGTTCATTTTGATAGATTGGCTCTATAACCAGTTTCTAACTCGAAAATTTGAGACTTCGATATTAGCCCACTGAAAGAAAATCCGAACATGATGGCTGGAAAGAAACGTCTTTTTGCAATTGAACATGAGTTTATCCTCATATACCAATCTAAGAAGTTTCATGTCGCCTTTTTAGGGGAAAGGAGaaagaaagtgaaaaaaaCGGTTCACGGAAACGGTACTAAATCTTTCATCATGTGTGTCCATAGCAAAAAATCTTCAGTTAATTGTAGTATTTCCTTGTTCTAAATGAAAAAAGCTTTTCATTTCCTCTACTAAATCCATATATAGATCACtcttgtaaaaataaaataaaagcgATATAGCGACTCTGTTTTTGCTTGGAAGAATTTGTGAAGTATTATTTGCTAAAATCTGTGGGTGCTTCAAGTACTTCATTCATTCCCAGCTGTGCATTCTTAGAAAGCAGGATGTCAAGTGTAGGAAACCACCTTAAGTTCTAATTTTGGCGGCGGAGAAAGGACCCCATTTGCCGAACCTGCACCGCCGCGCTGGACAGTCTAGCATTTCCTGATGtcaaaccaagaaaaacaggGGACAAGGTGAGAGATTGCTGAGACCCAGCGAACCAAATGTGGAGAAAATGGAGTAAAGTTTCGATCTTTGCGCGAAAGTGAGGGAAAGAAATGTGATGCATGTATGTGTACTGACCGTGTTCTGGGAGAAGAGGTCAAGTGTGGTTGTAGTTGTGGTTCCTCTCCAGGGCCGCCGTCTCAATCGGGGGAAGAGGACTGCAGGCAGTCCTTGACAGCTTCTCGGAATCGCGGGACGGTTCTTTCCTGCTGTCAGGATCTTTCGGCTTGTTGGCCTCGTCGCCGGCTTTGTTGTTCACTTGGTTGAGCTTCCCCGAGAGGAACCTGTCGTCCCACACAAGGCCTGAGGAGTGAGGAGCCCTGCCTCCTGAAAGACACCGCAGATCTCTGCAACCCCGCCATTGCTGCAGTACTGAATCTTCACTCTCTCTGGATCTTTCCTTTTAGGTAAGGTGCGGAATTGCAGGCAgacacttttttcttttctgatgaTGAGATGAAGCTTCAGACTTTCTTTATAAATGcgtaaatttatatatttggaaaactacaaatataaaattaaaagtgcataaagtTTCTTTGATAGATTTTTGTCAATCTAGAAATCGATAAGTTTCtttgataaattattatattagtgTGAAGTAACTGATATATCGTCGTATGATTATCATAATTTACTGCGCGTAATTGTTATATCAAGTAAGATATCCATATGTGCTGTAATGCTATGAATATTGACCTCATCAATCGGCATTGTTCTCAACTTCTAATTCATCGAAACTTCCCACAGATCCGCAGCCCTCGATCTGTATAGATGCCAAGAACAATTTGTTGAGGCCTCTGATTTCTCTTAGCTTCGAGCACTCCATTATAAAGATCCCCTTTAGCCTTTTCGATTCCGACAGATTCCCAATCATTTCCAGGGAATCGCAGTACCGGATATCTAATTCCGCCAGGTATCCCAGTTCAAATAGCTTAGACGTAACTTCTTGAGATTTTCCAAGCGTGAGAAATATCCAGCGACGTCAAATTTCCCATCTGGCAGGAAAACCTGACCATCTCCTCCGAGCAACTCCACACGCATGCTTGTCAATCTTAGTCCCTGCAACTTTTACGAACCAATCTTCGAAATCAATGCTCTGCAGCTTCTTCAAGTTGGAGAAATCTGGGAGCTGCGGGAGGCATTGCAAGCTCAAACCTCCCAACTCCAAATATTCTAGCCTTGCTAACTTCCCGATAGAACTAGGCAACTTTCTTATGTTGCATTCATCCAGCAACAAGTGCCTTAATTCAGACATCTCTCCCACAGAATCTGGTAGAATCCTCAGTTTGGATGAACTCAGATCCAATGTTTCCAACGATTTCAAATCCCCAAGAGAGTCAGGAAGCTCCTCTATCTTCGTTGAATCTAACCCCAACACCTCTAGTTTACTTAGTCGTCCAACAGAGTCAGGCAACGCACTTAAATTTGTCTTGTCCAGATATAACTGAACCAATGATTCCAAATCCCCAAGAGAGTCAGGAAGCTCCTCTATCTTCGTTGAACTTAACCGCAACCGCCGGAGTTTACTTAGTCGTCCAACAGAGTCAGGCAACGCACTTAAATTTGTGTTGGACAGCTGTAACTCAATCAATGATTCCAAATCCCCAAGAGAGTCAGGAAGCTCTTCTATCTTCGTTGAACTTAACCGCAACCACAGGAGTTTACTTAGTCGTCCAACAGAGTCAGGCAATGCACTTAAATTTGTGTCGTCCAGATCTAATTCAACCAATGATTCCAAATCCTCCGATTATGTCTGGAAGTGTCTTCATGCCACTACAATAGCGCATAGAGAGGTGCGTGAGATTCACCAATCCTCCAATAGAGTAGGGAATTCTCGTAATTTCCACCCGATGTAATTTCATGACAGATAGAGAGTGTAAATTACCAATTGATTCTGGTAAGTGGAAAGTAGCTCCATGATTCCCTTCCACCAAAATCTCTTCCAAATCTTCAAGCGAACCTATCTCTTCGGGCAACCCTCCGAGAGAAGGACAGCCCTGAAGATCAAGATGCTTCAGTCTTGTCAGCTTCTTGATGGAGCCGTGTATTTCAGCTAAATTACGGCATCCTCTGAGAATCAATTTCTCTAAAGCGTCATTGTTGGACAAGTCAGGTGTACTTGTCAAGTTACAGCACCCAGTGAGGTCTAAGGCCTTCAAATTCTTTGCTATCTGTTTCATAACGATAAACATCGCAATAAATGTAAGGATCGTATTAAGAAGAATCACTTTAAAATACAAGTTTTCTCAGGTACTTGGATATGTTACCTCAATCATGTTCCAACCAGCCCAGTTTTCAGTGATAAAACTGTCGGAAAGGTCAAGAACCACTAAATTCTCCAATGTTAGATTGGTCGCAACGAAATCGGAAGGACATCGTTGCCACGTGAACCACTTTAACTTTGGAAGGAGATTCTCAAAGTCACCTGTCAGCTTTGCACCCACCAATTTCAGTAATCTTAGATTTTGATAACCTGAAAACTGCTCATGTTTGAGAATGCCGTCCCCATATAATTTCTCCAGAAAGAGCCCttgaactttttctttttcctgaaaaaagaaataattagcAACCGTAGACCTTTGCTAGAAAATATCGTAAATCAATAAAAAGATCAAATGATTTGAGTATTAAAACACTCATTACATATGTTATCTGCTTTATCTTCAATAGCTCCTTTGCTTCTTTGCTTGACCATATCCTGCTACCCTTGGCAGGATCATCAAAGCATCCCTCGCGAACAAGTTCCCTTCCAAGATCTTTGATCAGGTCATgcatttgaaatttattgCCCCTAATTTTCACCAAAGACATGGAAACAAGGACCGCAATTCCAACATAAGGGAAAAAGTTACAAGCTTTCCACATTAGAATTGCATTCGATCCCTCCTTGTTGATGAAAAAGCAGGCTATGTCAAGAAATATCTGTTTGTGGTTATACTCCAATGCATCAAAACTTATCTTCAGCTTTTTTAAAACATCTTGAGGGGGCACATTCTTTAGCTCGTCAATTGTTGCTTTCCATCTCTCCTTCTCACAGTTACGAAGAAGGGAACCTATGACTTCGATGGCCAAAGGAAGTCTTCCAGTAAGAGGGATAACTTCCTTTGAAAGAATTCAGAAGTCACTTGGAGCAGAGTCTTCTTCAAAGGCATGTCTACTGAAGAGTTGGAGAGCTTGGTCAGGATCCATCTCCCCCATAGCATGAGTACAAGCTTCTctggtgaaaatacttttgtCCCTAGTCGTTATGATTATCCTGCTTCCAGAGCCAAACCAACCCAACATCCCGACTATCATCTCTATTTGTTTTCTGTGATTAACATCATCAAGGACAATGAGAGCCCTCCTCCTACGAAATTTTTCTCCGAGAATTATGATTGTGTCGATCTTTTGAAAGTTTTTCAACTTTGGATCGAGATCTTCCACCAACTGCTTTTGCAAGTATTCAAGACCATAAAGCCTTAAGGATTCTTGGATGTTCTCAAGGAAGCTGCAACAGTCGAATCTAGCTGAGAGTTGGTTGAAGATGACCTTGGCAAGAGTCGTCTTACCGATGCCGCCCATTCCATGGATGCCAATGATTCATACATCACTTGAGTCGATGTCCAACAGTTCCATTACAGCCTCTTCATGATCATCTCTTTTAACTAGGCTGCCAGccaaatattttgttttcacCTTCAACTTGCGCAGAAGTGTGTTGACAAACAACATGCTGAATTCCGCAAATCTGCAGGTGATGCGTGGTGATACTTAGAGAAAGAAAgcatcatatatatagattagctATTCGCTCGTGCTTTGCACGGGTTGGTTTAATTATGTTTGTTTATAGAAACAAATATTGGaaatgaatttatatttttgttcttttatatgaataaatgCATCCAACAATGATATTCTTGTATTTGACCTTCCGAATTAGTTTCTAGCCATAAAAATTCAGAACTAAATTATATCAATATCACACACGTACCACAAATTAGAGCTATTAATCAAGATAGTTTGTTCTCGCAATAATATAAATGTGCATTTAtcttataaaacaaaattaatttataagagaagataattacatttttttaaaaaaataagcacataatctatctattattacatatataaaagtttgaAGCTCAATTACGTGTTTCTCCACTTCTCAAAATTCTCATTTTATCATTCTGTGTATGTACACTTCTCTGAATTCCTCTTTTGTCCATTCAGTGTATATGGACATCTTCCTTAACTCCATTCACCCATTCAATATATTAAAACACTTTCTATtggtaatttttatttttgatatgACAAGGCTTTTCGTATTAGTACCTattcaaaaaaattgttttatataaattcaacaatagatatttatttataccCATAATAAAAATGTGTAGACATTTTCACACACGGCTTCCAATACATCCTTTCATTCTTTCACTTCCAGATTCTTTGTTCCCGCCATCTCCAAACGATTTTATATAAGTTCccatcaaattcatccaaccaaaaaaaaaaaaaaaagttcccATCAACAGTCATCAAGTCCGAGCACTCTCTCCCCTTTGCCTCATTCCAAATGGGAAACTGCCACCGAATCCAGACCTTCCTTTCCCCCTTCCTCGTTCCAAGTCTCCTCCCTTCTGTGGATTCCCCCATACGAGCGCCTATTTCACATCCTCTCTCATGAAGTGCTCTTCTCAAAGCCACGAACTTGCCTGAACTTgctaattattaaatatttttaaagtgGACTCCTGTTAACAAGCCGTGGAACGAATGGATGACTCTTGTTAATGGGAGTCtactttaaatatatataatagattatttaataagagcaattattttatgtaattaagGAGCAATTAAGGAGAAACACGTGGATGACAGAAATATGGACACATACGGGACACATGGCGCAGTCTAATGTACCTAAAATAATAGGTGTCGTGAACATGATTAAATCCTCcaagtattatatattatatatagattatgctTCCATGTCCTTTCCTCCCCTCGCCCTCCCCTTCCCTCCCCTCTCCTATCCTTTCCCTCCCCTAAAACTTTTAACATTTGTTTCAATGTAATGGAATTGGTCTTAAGTGAAATAAGTATGTAATATGAATTAATAAGtaatagaattataattaCGTAGGAACTTATTTATTTGACTAGATGTAATAGAGAATGTGTGAATTACCAATTTTTAAGTTGGTTTGATAAAATCGATAGGATCAAAGTAAGAAATTATCCCTCCTATGTAAAGATGGAAATGGCCCCataaaacaaatattaaaatttatttattaaattcacccaaaaaatattaaaaataaaatttaaagtaatatttattaaaaacataaaagtttaaactaaaaaaatattaacttaaaaacaaaaggaaaacgaTGACACTGATGAACGAGTTGCCTTCTTCCCTGATTCGCCGGAGCTTTGCTAGGGGCTCCCAGCCAAGCCCAGGGCTGGTCGAACCAAGCTCGGGAGCTCAGGATGGCTTCTCTAGCCTCGAGGCCTAATTCGACGAACCCAGGGTTCGCGAGCCCCTTGGCTGGGTTGTCGCCTCTAGTGCGAACCCACTGTGAGCCTCTCGAGCCCGATCTGGCTCAGCGAGGCCAAATCTAGCCTTAAATCTAGCCTCAACCAGGCTAGATCTGGTTTGCCGGCACGAGGGCAACCGGGAGAGTGTCTCCTTACATAGCCTCAAAGAAGCACAAACTGAGACTATTCAAAGATAATGAAGAAGTGACTTACCCTGTAGGCTTCACTTCTTGCCCTTTGATTCCGGCGACCACTTTGAGAGCCTCCTCCCACTTCTTCACTTGCTCTTTTCCATGCTTCTTCTCGTGCTTCCGTAGTTCCTTCTTGAATAATTCCGTGCGTAGCTTAACATCGTCTGGTGTGGCTGTGTAGAAAATCGGCATGATCTTCTTCTTGAACTCGACCATTCTTTCAACTTCTCGGAGACACCACGCACTGGCAGCAAAGTTACTGGAGAAGATTGGTACGCATATCTTGGAGTTCTCGATGGCCGGTAGAATCTTGCATCAGTTTTGCTCAATGGGCAGAAAAAATTCAGCAATGGATCGTAAAACAAACAGATGAATGGGAAGGAGACTGATGAGTCAATGTGTGGGCCCCAGTGCTTCCTGAtggctttctttttttaaaaaaaatttttcaTTCGTTTCCTTTTTTCATGTCTTTATACATGATGAGACGCGTAAGATCAACGCATTCATAAtcgattatttattaattatattttatttaataaattga from Punica granatum isolate Tunisia-2019 chromosome 2, ASM765513v2, whole genome shotgun sequence includes the following:
- the LOC116195452 gene encoding toll/interleukin-1 receptor-like protein, with amino-acid sequence MVEFKKKIMPIFYTATPDDVKLRTELFKKELRKHEKKHGKEQVKKWEEALKVVAGIKGQEVKPTGFAEFSMLFVNTLLRKLKVKTKYLAGSLVKRDDHEEAVMELLDIDSSDV